From one Salinibacterium hongtaonis genomic stretch:
- the deoC gene encoding deoxyribose-phosphate aldolase, whose amino-acid sequence MTIDLPVPAQTVLAPAERAIRLIGADLTETSLKRHLDGIPGVDAVGLEARAASLGGRSIKTTSKAWAIDKIISLIDLTTLEGADTPGKVHSLASKAITPDPGDPTAPRVAAVCVYGDMVADAVAALGAHHGDPDRGGINVAAVATAFPSGRSSLDVKIADTSEAVAAGADEIDMVIDRGAFLSGRYGVVFDQIVAVKAACRRADGGYAHLKVILETGELNTYDNVRKASWLSILAGADFIKTSTGKVQPAATLPVTVSMLEVVRDWHRLTGEKVGVKPAGGISTSKDAIKYIVAVAEIVGEDWLQPHLFRFGASSLLNDVLLQRQKITTGHYSGPDYVTVA is encoded by the coding sequence ATGACCATCGACCTTCCCGTGCCAGCACAGACCGTGCTCGCGCCGGCAGAGCGTGCGATTCGGCTCATCGGCGCCGATCTCACCGAGACCAGCCTGAAACGCCACCTCGACGGCATCCCGGGGGTAGACGCTGTGGGCCTCGAAGCCCGCGCGGCGAGCCTCGGTGGACGTTCGATCAAAACAACCTCGAAGGCCTGGGCGATCGACAAGATCATCTCGCTCATCGACCTCACCACGCTTGAGGGTGCCGACACCCCCGGCAAGGTGCACTCACTCGCGTCTAAGGCGATCACCCCCGACCCCGGCGATCCCACGGCACCCCGCGTTGCGGCGGTATGCGTATACGGCGACATGGTGGCGGATGCTGTCGCCGCCTTGGGTGCGCACCATGGCGACCCCGATCGCGGTGGCATTAACGTGGCGGCTGTCGCAACGGCATTCCCCAGCGGGCGATCCTCGCTCGACGTCAAAATCGCCGACACATCAGAGGCTGTCGCGGCGGGTGCCGACGAGATCGACATGGTCATCGACCGGGGCGCCTTTCTGAGCGGTCGCTACGGTGTTGTGTTCGATCAGATCGTTGCGGTCAAGGCAGCCTGCCGCAGGGCGGACGGCGGCTATGCGCACCTCAAGGTCATCCTGGAGACGGGAGAACTGAATACCTACGACAACGTTCGCAAAGCATCCTGGCTCTCCATTCTTGCTGGCGCCGACTTCATCAAGACCAGCACGGGCAAAGTGCAGCCAGCGGCGACCCTGCCCGTCACCGTCAGCATGCTTGAGGTTGTGCGCGACTGGCACCGCCTCACGGGAGAAAAGGTGGGCGTCAAGCCCGCGGGCGGCATCAGTACGTCGAAGGATGCGATCAAGTACATCGTGGCGGTTGCCGAGATCGTCGGCGAGGACTGGCTGCAGCCGCACCTGTTCCGGTTTGGCGCATCGAGCTTGCTGAACGATGTGCTCCTGCAGCGCCAAAAGATCACCACCGGCCACTACTCGGGCCCCGACTATGTCACCGTCGCCTAA
- a CDS encoding aldehyde dehydrogenase family protein, producing MSFLEYAPAPESRAILNLRPSYGLFIDGDFVDGSGAGFQTISPATEEHIADIATASAADVDRAVAAARRAYDTTWSRMSGSDRGKYLFRIARLVQERARELAVAESLDNGKPIKESRDVDVPLVAAWFFYYAGWADKLDHAGLGPNPRSLGVAAQVIPWNFPLLMLAWKIAPALAAGNTVVIKPAETTPLTALIFAEILQQADLPAGVVNIITGAGDTGAALVNHPDVNKVAFTGSTSVGRAIAKSTAGTGKKLTLELGGKAANIVFDDAPIDQAIEGIVNGIFFNQGHVCCAGSRLLVQENIHDEVIDRLKSRLSTLRVGDPLDKNTDVGAINSREQLDRIRELSAIGEQEGAERWSPACELPEKGFWFAPTIFTNVSQSHRIARDEIFGPVLSVLTFRTPAEAIAKANNTPYGLSAGIWSDKGSRILAVADKLRAGVVWANTFNQFDPSSPFGGYKESGYGREGGRHGLAAYLESSGWNAPAALSAQPTAKSTRKSTGKAAR from the coding sequence ATGTCTTTTCTCGAATATGCCCCGGCCCCTGAGTCGCGAGCGATCCTGAACCTGCGGCCCAGCTATGGGCTCTTTATCGACGGCGACTTCGTCGACGGCAGCGGAGCAGGTTTTCAGACCATCTCGCCGGCGACCGAGGAGCACATCGCCGACATCGCCACGGCCTCCGCTGCGGATGTCGACCGTGCTGTCGCCGCCGCCCGTCGCGCCTATGACACGACCTGGTCGCGCATGAGCGGCTCAGACCGCGGCAAGTACCTGTTCCGCATCGCACGTCTGGTGCAGGAGCGCGCACGAGAGTTGGCCGTCGCCGAGAGCCTTGACAACGGCAAGCCGATCAAGGAGAGCCGCGATGTCGATGTTCCTCTGGTTGCTGCCTGGTTCTTTTACTATGCGGGATGGGCCGACAAGCTCGATCATGCGGGTCTCGGCCCCAACCCTCGGTCGCTCGGCGTTGCCGCTCAGGTCATCCCGTGGAACTTTCCGCTGCTCATGCTCGCGTGGAAGATCGCGCCTGCCCTTGCCGCTGGTAACACGGTCGTCATCAAGCCCGCCGAGACTACGCCGCTCACGGCGCTGATCTTCGCCGAGATCCTCCAGCAGGCAGATCTGCCCGCCGGTGTGGTCAACATCATCACGGGCGCTGGTGACACGGGCGCAGCCCTCGTCAACCACCCCGATGTCAACAAGGTTGCGTTCACGGGGTCGACCTCGGTCGGACGCGCGATCGCGAAGTCGACGGCGGGCACGGGCAAGAAGCTCACGCTCGAGCTCGGCGGCAAGGCCGCGAACATCGTGTTCGACGACGCCCCCATCGACCAGGCCATTGAGGGCATTGTCAACGGCATCTTCTTCAACCAGGGGCATGTCTGCTGCGCAGGTAGCCGCCTTCTTGTTCAGGAGAACATCCACGACGAGGTCATCGACCGTCTCAAGTCGCGCCTGTCAACCCTGCGCGTCGGCGACCCGCTCGACAAGAACACCGATGTCGGTGCCATCAACTCGCGCGAGCAGCTCGACCGCATTCGCGAACTGAGCGCAATCGGCGAGCAGGAGGGTGCCGAGCGCTGGTCTCCTGCGTGCGAGCTGCCCGAGAAGGGCTTCTGGTTCGCGCCGACGATCTTCACGAATGTGTCGCAGAGCCACCGCATCGCGCGCGATGAGATCTTCGGACCCGTGCTGTCGGTTCTCACCTTCCGCACCCCCGCCGAGGCTATTGCCAAGGCCAACAACACGCCATACGGTCTCTCGGCCGGCATCTGGAGCGATAAGGGCAGCCGCATCCTTGCGGTCGCCGACAAGCTTCGCGCCGGTGTCGTCTGGGCCAATACCTTCAACCAGTTCGATCCCTCCAGCCCCTTCGGTGGCTACAAGGAGTCGGGCTACGGGCGTGAGGGCGGCCGCCATGGTCTTGCCGCCTACCTCGAATCTTCGGGATGGAATGCCCCCGCTGCGCTGAGCGCGCAGCCCACTGCTAAGTCGACCCGCAAGTCCACAGGAAAGGCCGCCCGATGA
- a CDS encoding aldehyde dehydrogenase family protein, producing MSHLTIPKTYKLFIGGKFPRSESGRVYDIETAKGVFVANAAQASRKDARDAVVAARAAFSGWSGATGYNRGQVLYRVAELLEGRRAQFVDEIQQTEGATAAAANQQVDAAVDAWVWYAGWADKYVQVAGNGNPVSGPYFNISTPEATGVVAIVAPQKSSLLGLVSVLAPALVAGNTVVVIASEQAPLSAISLAEVLATSDVPAGVVNILTGSAGEIAPWLASHADVNALDLAGAGDIDWVELQIAAADTLKRVLPPIDGVAGPAVERVTFFTETKTVWHTKSLI from the coding sequence ATGAGCCACCTCACGATTCCCAAGACCTACAAGCTCTTCATCGGCGGCAAGTTTCCCCGCAGCGAATCGGGGCGCGTATACGACATCGAGACCGCTAAGGGCGTCTTCGTTGCCAACGCCGCTCAGGCGTCGCGCAAGGATGCGAGGGATGCCGTTGTAGCGGCCCGCGCCGCGTTCTCCGGTTGGTCCGGTGCCACCGGATACAACCGCGGCCAGGTGCTCTACCGTGTCGCGGAGCTGCTTGAGGGTCGTCGTGCGCAGTTTGTTGACGAGATTCAGCAGACCGAGGGCGCTACCGCCGCGGCGGCGAATCAGCAGGTCGATGCGGCAGTGGATGCCTGGGTTTGGTACGCAGGCTGGGCAGACAAATACGTTCAGGTGGCGGGCAATGGCAATCCCGTCAGCGGGCCGTACTTCAACATCTCCACGCCAGAGGCGACAGGCGTTGTGGCTATTGTCGCTCCCCAGAAGTCGTCGCTGCTCGGCCTCGTGAGCGTGCTTGCTCCTGCGCTCGTCGCGGGCAACACGGTTGTGGTGATCGCCAGCGAGCAGGCTCCGCTCAGCGCAATTAGCCTCGCCGAGGTGCTCGCCACGAGCGATGTTCCTGCGGGCGTCGTCAACATCCTCACCGGCTCCGCTGGCGAGATCGCCCCCTGGCTCGCAAGTCACGCCGATGTCAATGCGCTTGATCTAGCGGGTGCGGGCGACATCGACTGGGTTGAGTTGCAGATCGCCGCCGCCGACACTCTCAAGCGGGTTTTGCCGCCCATCGACGGTGTCGCAGGACCGGCCGTCGAGCGCGTGACGTTCTTTACGGAAACCAAGACCGTGTGGCACACGAAGTCGCTCATCTAG
- a CDS encoding CAP domain-containing protein has product MTRVRRVLASSVVLLLSIAGALLAAPAASAAEEGTIHALVNQSRAAAGLGALTYNGALSQVALAWANQMAAKGVLSHNPSYSTQIPGGWGLAGENVAQGYGSGAAVHQGWMNSAGHRANVLGDYTDIGIAHIAAGGTTWSVEVFAKYGASVALPAPPAPAPAPAPAPAPAPAPARSPATAPAPAAADPAAAADPAAAAEASAAAERDAAERAALDQAAAEGDKSRAADQARPPLRAGDVAPDELFAVQDTVPDADSDGLFDAVDGADSAASADAVAVGSAPWAAPVAAALAALLALAGSAVVVARVGISRAK; this is encoded by the coding sequence TTGACGCGAGTTCGTCGCGTCCTGGCGTCGAGCGTTGTTCTGCTGTTGTCGATCGCGGGGGCGCTTCTTGCAGCCCCGGCGGCATCGGCGGCAGAAGAGGGCACCATTCACGCTCTCGTCAATCAGAGCAGAGCGGCGGCAGGGCTCGGCGCACTCACCTACAACGGTGCGCTCAGTCAGGTTGCTTTGGCGTGGGCAAACCAGATGGCCGCCAAAGGCGTTCTCTCTCACAATCCGTCGTATTCAACGCAGATCCCCGGTGGCTGGGGTCTTGCGGGGGAGAACGTTGCCCAGGGCTACGGCAGTGGTGCCGCCGTGCATCAGGGGTGGATGAATTCCGCAGGCCACAGGGCAAATGTGCTCGGCGACTACACGGACATCGGAATTGCTCATATCGCTGCCGGGGGCACGACGTGGTCGGTGGAAGTGTTCGCTAAATACGGCGCTAGTGTTGCGCTCCCCGCGCCGCCAGCTCCGGCTCCGGCTCCCGCACCCGCGCCGGCACCGGCCCCGGCCCCGGCGCGTTCGCCCGCTACGGCACCAGCTCCTGCTGCCGCTGACCCCGCCGCTGCCGCTGACCCCGCCGCTGCCGCCGAAGCCAGCGCTGCGGCGGAGCGGGATGCAGCGGAGCGGGCTGCACTCGACCAAGCCGCGGCGGAGGGCGACAAGTCGCGTGCGGCAGACCAGGCAAGGCCGCCGCTTCGCGCAGGCGATGTTGCGCCCGACGAGCTGTTCGCCGTGCAGGACACCGTGCCGGACGCCGATTCTGATGGCCTTTTCGACGCAGTTGATGGTGCCGACAGCGCAGCAAGCGCAGACGCCGTTGCCGTCGGTTCTGCGCCATGGGCAGCGCCCGTCGCGGCAGCACTAGCGGCTCTTCTGGCGCTTGCTGGGAGTGCAGTGGTAGTGGCTCGAGTCGGAATCTCCCGCGCGAAATAA
- a CDS encoding glycerophosphodiester phosphodiesterase, whose protein sequence is MATHYRARMNGSDRVALQVVRRGMTASAMTLGLVLVLILGPAAERSTAATMFGTLRAPGEPALIAGHRGDRSTAPENTIAALTAALAGPMVFVETDVRLTSDGVPVLIHDETVDRTTNGTGRVDEMTFAELRSLDAGSWFSSVHSGEHIPSLEEFLDLLAESRKKAMIELKGVWSPESVSLVDSLLAESGMRSRVVLASFEPETLAAAQSHAPSVERAILGREMLTDPVAEVSAVGAIALITNAKVLAANPGLVDSLHDVGLGVLIYTLNEEQSWAEALAMGVDGIITDTPSSLDGWLADTAPGT, encoded by the coding sequence ATGGCAACGCACTATCGCGCACGGATGAACGGCTCCGACCGGGTCGCGCTGCAGGTTGTGCGCAGGGGGATGACCGCCTCTGCGATGACGCTCGGGCTGGTCCTCGTGCTTATTCTCGGGCCCGCTGCAGAGCGCTCGACGGCGGCGACGATGTTCGGCACCCTTCGAGCGCCAGGGGAGCCCGCTCTCATCGCTGGCCACAGGGGAGACCGCTCGACTGCGCCGGAGAACACAATCGCGGCTCTCACCGCAGCCCTCGCCGGGCCCATGGTCTTTGTTGAGACCGATGTGCGTCTTACGTCAGACGGCGTGCCCGTTCTCATCCACGACGAGACCGTCGACCGCACCACAAACGGCACGGGGCGAGTCGATGAGATGACGTTCGCCGAACTTCGTTCTCTCGATGCGGGCTCATGGTTCAGCTCCGTCCACTCCGGCGAGCACATCCCGAGCCTCGAAGAGTTTCTCGACCTACTGGCGGAGTCGCGCAAAAAGGCAATGATCGAACTCAAAGGGGTCTGGTCTCCCGAGTCGGTTTCGCTTGTCGATTCGCTCCTTGCGGAGTCAGGAATGCGCTCCCGAGTCGTCCTTGCGAGCTTCGAGCCAGAGACCCTGGCGGCCGCGCAGTCACATGCTCCCAGCGTCGAACGTGCGATTCTGGGCCGGGAGATGCTCACTGACCCGGTGGCGGAGGTATCAGCCGTCGGTGCGATTGCCTTGATTACCAATGCAAAGGTGCTTGCAGCCAACCCCGGTCTTGTCGACTCTCTTCACGATGTCGGCCTGGGAGTGCTGATTTACACGCTTAACGAAGAGCAGAGTTGGGCCGAGGCGCTCGCGATGGGGGTCGACGGAATCATCACCGACACACCAAGTTCGCTCGACGGATGGCTTGCCGATACGGCTCCGGGAACCTAG
- a CDS encoding GDSL-type esterase/lipase family protein: MIAFVGDSITATGDWQAWFPDDDIINFGVPGYTTDDVIERLDDIIDSAPDDILMLIGTNDLGLRYSVEHLVRNTETVLVELRRELPGTRMLVQSIMPRTPEFAPLITDANIHLRQFSSTVRAQYLDLWPALATASGALNERFTEDGLHLNGAGYEAWLEELRPGLERLRDLPPMSRPLHVIDGLI, translated from the coding sequence ATGATTGCATTCGTCGGCGACAGCATTACGGCGACGGGCGACTGGCAGGCGTGGTTCCCCGACGACGACATCATCAACTTCGGGGTGCCCGGCTATACGACCGACGATGTCATCGAGAGACTCGATGACATCATCGACAGCGCGCCAGACGACATCCTGATGCTGATTGGCACCAACGACCTCGGCCTTCGGTACTCCGTCGAGCACCTCGTGCGAAACACCGAGACGGTCTTGGTCGAACTGCGGCGAGAACTGCCCGGCACTCGGATGCTCGTGCAATCGATCATGCCGCGAACGCCGGAGTTCGCGCCTCTGATCACTGACGCCAACATCCATCTCCGCCAGTTCAGCTCAACGGTGAGGGCTCAGTACCTTGACCTGTGGCCAGCGCTCGCCACGGCAAGTGGCGCCCTCAATGAGCGGTTCACGGAGGATGGCTTGCATCTCAACGGCGCCGGCTACGAGGCGTGGCTTGAGGAGCTGCGGCCGGGGCTAGAGCGGTTGCGTGATCTGCCGCCCATGAGCAGGCCGTTGCATGTCATCGACGGCCTGATCTGA
- a CDS encoding M20/M25/M40 family metallo-hydrolase, translated as MTTESTAGARSHDDRRASAERESREASPLPGEHAAAIERLQQLIRIPTVSRSDESETDWAPFRRFLEVLPELYPLVHAKLERELVANYSMIYRWRGREHGNPGVLMAHYDVVAATDDGWQHPPFSAHVSGSADDAVMWGRGTLDDKGSLAAILEAVEASLSEGFTPRNDIYLCFGHNEETAGDGARQIVDLLEARGIRPGFVSDEGGAIVEGIFPGVDDPIAVVGVAEKGIMTLTMTVDQDGGHASTPPRQTATVRLARAIVALNRTPFPGRFTATNIEMIRTLGAHARDPLRFAFTQLWLTKPLLLSLFGRLSDETRAITRTTQAVTMLQGAAAENALAERATAVVNIRVAVGSSVAEAVAHVKKAVNDERVSIAVERPSEPSIVSPTAGPAWNLVRTSIERTYPGTIVTPYVMLGASDSRHFTRISDFVYRFSPFEMSADERGTLHAKNERIRISTWLRGIDFYREIVAGL; from the coding sequence GACCGACGAGCCTCTGCAGAGCGAGAATCGCGGGAGGCCTCGCCGCTCCCGGGAGAGCACGCCGCGGCGATAGAGCGCCTACAACAGCTCATCCGCATCCCGACGGTGTCGCGCTCCGACGAGAGTGAGACCGACTGGGCTCCGTTCCGCAGGTTTCTCGAAGTTCTGCCCGAGCTCTACCCGCTGGTGCACGCCAAACTGGAGCGTGAACTCGTTGCCAACTATTCGATGATCTACCGGTGGCGGGGGCGCGAGCATGGGAATCCGGGCGTACTTATGGCCCACTACGACGTCGTGGCCGCCACGGACGACGGCTGGCAGCATCCGCCATTCTCGGCGCACGTTTCGGGCAGCGCCGATGACGCCGTGATGTGGGGGCGCGGCACGCTCGACGACAAAGGAAGTCTCGCCGCAATACTCGAGGCGGTAGAAGCCTCACTCAGCGAGGGATTCACGCCGAGGAACGACATCTATCTCTGCTTCGGGCACAACGAAGAGACTGCAGGGGACGGTGCGCGGCAGATCGTTGATCTTCTCGAGGCGCGCGGCATTCGCCCGGGTTTTGTCAGCGACGAAGGCGGAGCGATCGTTGAGGGTATCTTTCCCGGAGTCGACGACCCCATTGCGGTCGTCGGCGTGGCCGAAAAGGGAATTATGACCCTCACGATGACCGTGGATCAAGACGGAGGTCACGCCTCAACCCCGCCGCGCCAGACGGCAACCGTGCGCTTAGCGCGGGCCATAGTGGCGCTCAACCGCACACCGTTCCCCGGCCGCTTCACAGCAACCAACATCGAGATGATCCGCACCCTCGGCGCGCATGCCCGCGACCCGCTCCGCTTCGCGTTTACTCAGCTGTGGCTCACTAAGCCGCTGTTGCTGTCACTGTTCGGCCGTCTCAGCGATGAAACACGGGCAATAACCCGCACAACGCAGGCAGTAACGATGCTGCAGGGCGCCGCAGCAGAAAACGCTCTCGCCGAGAGAGCCACCGCTGTGGTGAACATCCGTGTCGCCGTCGGTTCCTCAGTCGCCGAGGCGGTCGCCCATGTGAAGAAGGCCGTCAATGACGAGCGCGTCTCGATCGCCGTCGAGCGACCGAGCGAGCCCTCCATCGTCTCCCCCACGGCGGGGCCGGCCTGGAACCTCGTCCGCACAAGCATCGAGCGCACGTACCCCGGCACCATCGTGACGCCGTATGTGATGCTCGGGGCAAGCGACAGCCGTCACTTCACCCGCATTAGCGATTTCGTCTACCGCTTCAGCCCGTTCGAGATGTCAGCAGACGAGCGCGGCACCCTGCACGCCAAGAACGAGAGAATTCGCATTTCGACCTGGCTGCGCGGTATCGATTTCTACCGCGAGATCGTCGCTGGTCTGTGA